From a single Phacochoerus africanus isolate WHEZ1 chromosome 11, ROS_Pafr_v1, whole genome shotgun sequence genomic region:
- the LOC125110511 gene encoding putative olfactory receptor 52P1 produces the protein MADNSTHRCISSFFLVGVPGLQDLHCWIGIPACLLFSLTLLGNSSIIVTVRLEPSLHQPMYFFLCMLAVNDVALASSTAPKMLGIFWLDAHWTDVDMCLAQMYFIHTFCIAESALLVAMAFDRYVAVCMPLRYTTILTTPMVSKMGLAGVTRAVLLVLPCPLLIKRLPCYTQDVITHAYCEHMAVVKLASADTRVNRAYGISVALSVMVLDLGLIATSYIKILQAVFRLSSQNARSKALGTCAAHVCTILVSYTPALFSFLTHRIGKKVPPSVHIIFASSYLLVPPAVNPLVYGVKTRQIRDRVIGLFCPKRKISEN, from the coding sequence ATGGCAGACAACTCTACCCATCGCTGCATCTCATCTTTCTTTCTGGTCGGTGTCCCTGGCTTGCAGGACTTGCACTGCTGGATCGGCATCCCCGCCTGCCTCCTGTTCTCCCTGACTCTGCTGGGGAACAGCAGCATCATCGTGACCGTCAGACTCGAGCCGAGCCTCCACCAGCCGatgtatttcttcctttgcatGCTGGCCGTGAACGACGTGGCCCTGGCCTCGTCCACTGCCCCCAAGATGCTTGGCATCTTCTGGCTGGATGCTCACTGGACTGACGTTGATATGTGCCTCGCACAAATGTATTTCATCCACACATTCTGCATAGCTGAGTCCGCCCTCCTGGTCGCCATGGCCTTTGACCGCTATGTGGCTGTTTGCATGCCCCTCCGCTACACAACCATCCTGACGACACCGATGGTCAGCAAGATGGGTCTGGCTGGTGTGACCCGAGCCGTCCTTCTGGTTTTGCCCTGTCCTCTCCTCATTAAGAGGCTACCGTGTTACACCCAAGACGTCATCACTCATGCTTACTGTGAGCACATGGCTGTGGTGAAACTGGCCAGCGCTGACACGCGCGTTAACAGGGCATATGGCATCTCTGTGGCCCTTTCAGTGATGGTACTGGACCTCGGGCTCATAGCCACCTCCTACATCAAAATCCTTCAGGCGGTCTTCCGGCTCTCCTCCCAGAACGCCCGCTCCAAAGCCCTGGGCACCTGCGCTGCCCACGTCTGCACTATACTTGTCTCCTACACGCCTGCACTGTTTAGCTTTCTCACCCACCGCATTGGCAAGAAGGTGCCCCCAAGTGTCCACATAATTTTTGCCAGTTCCTATCTCCTGGTGCCCCCCGCAGTCAATCCGCTGGTGTACGGCGTCAAGACCAGGCAGATTCGTGACCGAGTGATTGGTCTCTTTTgcccaaaaaggaaaatttctgaaaactaa